The genomic interval CGGGAGCACCAAGCAGGAAACCGGGTGTGGGGGAGCCCCCCAGGCGTGACACGGTCAGGCGTGACACGacccctgaaccctaaaccctaaaccaagccccttggcctagcggtaaagggtgctggataccacgtccatcctggaggtctcgagttcgaaccctaggtggcgtaatttgtctttcctccttattataggagttgatttgtaatttcctccttcatatatatgatataaatatatgaagttaatttaaaaaaaaaaaaaaaaaccctaaaccctaaacccgaCGTGCCTCGGGATGCGTGCCTAAACCCTAAatcctgaaccctaaaccccgACCGTGCCTCGGATGCGTGCCTCAGGAAGCGTGCCCTAAACCCCGACCGTGCCTCGGGATGCGTGCCTCTCACAGATGCAGGTTTGGTTCTCTCACATCCAACGAGAGGGTAACCGGGCAacagattttcttgcaggtaggggggtccagacccttGCCATCACTTTCTATGATTCAGATACAGCGCCTCGGTACTTGAAGTCGCTTGTGAGGGTGGACCAgctgggctatccgaacttcagatttagatatcgagatggatgagttCTTATTTTTGTTATGGATTTTGATATGTATGTTTTGTATTTCCTTTGGGCTTGGCCACTCCTTGGTCATCACCCAAgttattatgtattttattagaTCGTTTGCTAGATGGATAGTACCCGGCTTGTGGGGATATCCTAGTAGCTTAGATAGAGTTTTTGATATGTATCCCTTTTGTGGAccaagtcacttttgggcttggtcAATGTACGACACTTTATCGTTTGTTTTGATAtggacaggttgggggtccgcctaaccccccgccgtgatggtgtttgaggaaaaaaaaaacccacaTCATGGTTAACATCTGACTCTTCCTAGCGACTGTTGTATCTTTTACTGCACTTTAGCCGCAATTTTTCgaatttttcgaatttttgtCCTATCCAGCTTCAGCACGAAATGTCAAGGtatctttattgctttcttagtttactcacgtcccaaccgactttacaaacttattttacactctgttgtaaataagtttggggggatgaagtggtggaccgtgagtttaggtttttgtttttgtttttagcaTGTTTAGGGACATATTAGACTGAGTTGCCTATGATATTAAATtctttcatctttgattaagtatggcttaACATTTTGATTTGACGGCTTGGTGAAAATGTGCATAATTAGTTAATTGCTTGTTCACCTTGAATCATGTTCAAATTCTTTTTTGCACGAAATTTAACAAAATGATAATTTGTTAaattaagtggagagaaaataaaaaacaagagaaaaaataaagtatgagagaaagaAAGTAATAAAGGGAAAGTTAAGTGttgttttttgctaaaaaaaaaatcaatcacttAATTTGTAACAAACCAAAAATATAAAGTTGATCACTTGAGATGAGATAAACGGAGTAATAGCATTCACAATAACAATAAGGGCGCCGATTAGTGCCCTCCGCCCACCGCCGCCCATCCGTTCGTGCCCAATGTGGCGTGTCTGTCAGTCTCGCGGGCAAATTTTTTTCCACTCCCTATATATATCTCTTCTATCTCATTTTTTACATCACATATCTCCTTTCTCTCATCTaaaatatctctctctctctagaaatgAATCCCAATAGAAGTTCCCAAATTCTGACGAAAACCAATACCCCGACTTCACTCCGTACTTGGCAATGCCTACGTCAGTACTGGTAAACCCTTCACCCCACACCGCAGGCATCGCAAAATTACTACCAGTTGCTACAGACAGGGGTGTGACCCGCATTTCAGCGACAAAGTTTATCGGCCAAGCATGCTCGGTAACCCGTGGATCGAATGAATCCAACATTGTTCCGGATTCAACACCAATGAGTATGGCATGTCAGACACAGAGCCATCTTCGCCCAAGGTCCAAGGAGGATCCCACTCCCCCGCCGAGTCGTGTGAGCCTGAACTCTTGCGGAAGGAAATAAGGGTAAACTACCCCCTAAACTACACCGCGGAGTCAATGGCCCAGGCTTGGTGTTAGGTCGACATTTCTAATGACCCGATCGTGTCCAACATGTCGAAGGGAGAGTTTTGGGGGCGTATCACGGGTAGATACGCCGAAGTAAAGCCTGTAGGCACTGTACGAAAAGCATTGGGAACGCATGAAGACCGAAATTGGCAGATGGAAGGTCTGTAAGAAAACAACTTGCGGGTGATGGGCAGTGAACGCAGCTACAACAATGTGAAAGAGTTTACCGTGAAAGAGTATTCGCTCAATGGTATGTCTCCCCCTTCAAACACTGGGATGCCTGTCAAATTTTGAAGGATATCCCCAAATTCCAAGTGGGGTTGGATCTGAACGCGCCGAAGAGGACACGTCTCAACAGATCCGGGGGCTACAGCAGCAACGGCAGAGATGAGCCGACCGAATCAACAAGCTAAAGAAAAAATTGGGTTCCTGAGCTGCTTTTTCtatgtttttcttttatttatttttttgccttatttttttaattagattAAGTATGTTTTCTTCTCTAAGTTTTTGccttcaatttattttattttattttatttgataaacgTCATATAGATAATGCTAATGCTGATTGTGGAACTAAGGATGGACTGTTGGATAGGTTGCCACTAGGATGTCAAACTAACCCGAAACAAGTAGGTCGGCCCAAATAGACCGGTAAAACTAGTGGGTTAGGGCTCTAATTTCACAATCCGAATACAAAAACGGGTTGGCCCATTAGAGTTGGCGGGTTAAGGGGGTTGGCCAGGCAGGTTGcgatttttaactaaaaaatattaGATATGTTCgttcattaaaaatgaaacgtttcctaagaTGGAAACAACTCAATCTCTACATTTTttatcactcttactttactctctattcattcactcacaaaacaatactacataaaatcataTGCCGACTTCCAATATTTCATATGTAATGGGAGGGAGGGAGTACAATGCATGATGTACTAAAGAACTAGCATAggtataaatattactcccttcatTCATTACTAGCAGAGTCATTTCagtttctgcactcgtttttaaaaaataattataaatagtgaaggtcgaaaaataataaactaagagagaaaatattgtagataagaATTTCCCTACATTATTCTTTTTGTTACTTTACTAtatcttcactttaactaattattatcatatttttaaaatgagaGCAGAAAATGAAACGACTCTATTACTGTAGAACGGGGGAGTATTATACTCTCtctgttccttgttaatagagacatttcttttcagcacagaatttaagaatagtgtgttaaatggttggtgaaaaagtaagagagaataaagttagagagatgaagagagaataaagtaaaagtagaattactttttgccaaaaataaaaatgactcaattaacttggaactttccaaaataaaaaaaacgactctattaacatggaacgaagggatggaacgaagggagtacaacTTTATTGGGCTATTAACAATGAGGTGATGATGAAGGCTCTTTTTGTTTCTGCCTTCTGGAACGTATTTGGTCTCGCACCAGTGGAAATTCAAGGTCCTATTTGAAATGCCTTCTCTCTGAAGACATCACATTAGGTGATGAGATTTTTACATCTCCAACTAATGTAGCTTTGGAAGTTGTATGTCGTATAAATCTATTAATGCATATAGTTTTGCAAACCAGCAGTTTTGATCAACATTCTATTGTATCATTGACCACAAAATAGAAAAGCTCCAACATAAACTCACATAGTTAAAATTACAACAGATGACCTTAAAAGGAGACCATCCAATTGTAAATTTGTTTCATGGTTACAACCACTAGATCACAAGTTAAGGGAAATGCATCAGACCCAGTATTTATTCAGAAATCCCTTTATATAAAACTCAGAGATCTAAAAGTTCGATCAACAAGCATAAGGTCTTGAAAAAAGGGAGACAAAAAGAATCCGCATAAGCAAAAATAAATCAATCGATTATGCTGTAAATTTAACCTGTAAGGGCGGCATTGAGAGCGCTGTGTACATCTATGCCGATTTGTGCTTCAGCTTTCTCCACATCGGTTGATGCTGTGTTTAGCTTTTGTTGAAAATCTGCGAGGCCTTTCTGAACCAAATTTGGGTCCAGGCGGTCTACAGGTGTGGCCTCAATAGCAATTATATCTGCAACAGAGTTTGCATGGATAAAAGCAAACCCGCTGCTGAGGAAATATTTGGTCACATCATTGCCTTCATGAACTGACAGTATCCCAGGTTTTAGCTCCGCAATTGTAGCTACATGACCAGGTAAAACACCCATTTGTCCCGTAGTTGCTGGTACTATGACCATATCAACCTGTATAAACAATAGAGACACATTCATCACTTTACATGTTTGCTTCTAGGCTATATCAACACTCAAATCACACCAGTGAACGGATCAGTGAAGAAGTGTAATTTATAATACATTGATTATCTTATTCCAATAAATTGAAATGATCCAGGAATTGATAGCTATAAGTTCAACTAGGGTCTATTAAGCAACATAGTAGCATTTGCagataatgtaaaacacaaaaatTTCCATCTTGGCAAACAAATTAACCATTAACTGTTCTACATTATTTCCGTGTTCGAAAATGAGTGATGTGATGTTAGCTGCATTTACTTGAAGGTGGTAGTCATTAGCATGGAATTAGATAATGGATGTTGGATTAAATAGTATGAGTATATTTTTCACAGTGATTGTAGGCATCTCAAATGAATGAGAACAGACAATTCGACAAGTAATTTTTACTAGAGCTCCTAATGATTGGCAGACTAACACCTAAGACATCTTAGCCAAAGATTTTAGCCTGAAGAGTCTGGAATCTCCTAAACTAAAGTAATCATCTGAACAGTGGAAATTGGATTTGGACATAAAAATAGAATTCACTTAGCAAGAAAACgaataagaataaaaaatttGCAGGCTCTTCCCCAAGAAAGAGCAGGGCCCCACTTGATAACACAGCACGAACACAGGTAACCCATAATATTGACTGAAATAAGTAAGGAGAAAATCTCTAATTTGtgtattaaaaaatacaaatgtACCTAGTTGACAATGGAGAAAGAAATCAAAGATCATAGTACAGAAAATAGGTCCTGATACTCAGTTGCAACGTGAGCTTTAGGAGGGGCAAATGCCTCCCTCAAAATTTTGCACATACTTATATTACTTTGTTCTTCAATTCTGCAAATTTATCCATATTTCCACATATATGCCCCTTCTAAACTCCTCAAAATTTCCTCACATATATTTTTACCCCTCCTAAGTTGAATTCCTGGCTCCCACCTGCTAATACCGAATAAATTTTCACCGAAATTTTTGTAAAAGGTCCAAGATAGAAAATGCAGTTCCACAAACCCTAAACCTATATGCCCACTGTCCACATGAAGAGTCTGACAAAAAATAGGTTGTAACAACCAAGCATATTAAAGGGAATATGAACAATCCATCATAAAAGGTCAATGAAAAAACAAGCAATACAAACACCTATCTCCacctaaaaacataaaattgcATATTCTGGAGCTCTGCATccaaatttaaacaaattagCTAGAAATTTCTGATTTAAAAATGCACCGAGAGGGATTTTAACAGCATACTACCATAGTCACAGTAAAAGAGGGAAAAAGCAATAATAACCTACCACAGCTTAGGAAGCCATTCCAAGAATGCATCATCAAATAAATTAGAGACAACAGTCAAAACCGATAATCTCTAAATAACAATTCGCATCAAAATATGATTATCAATGAAATTGCCTAGAACCATAAATGGGCGTAGGGTAGGGTACCTCTTTGGAAGATAAGACAGAATCATAAGGAAGCACCAAATTGACAGTGAGCTTGGACGGAATGTTGGCCGGGGTGGGTGGTCGAGGCTTCATGTAGGCCGATGGGGTTTTCGGCGGGTCCATATTCGGATTCATTTTCTTCCATGATTCCACAAACTTGGTGTCTTCGGCAGTCTCCGCAGGTAGATCGGTAGAAAACTGGCGGCGCCACCTCATGGATGAGGCGGAAGCTCGGTTGAAGAGGGATCGTGAACCATGTCGCAACATTTTGGGGGCGTCACAGAGAGAGGGGACTGACAAAAGGAGATTTGCGATTTGAGAATTTTGGAGATGATATACCGTGGGCTTCACTTCAGGCCCATTAAAACACACATGCACTGGATGTCAATCCATTTTAGCAGCGAAATTGTCCGCTAGTAACTAGTCAATTAATCTATCTATCTATGCATGTATTAAAGGCGAGTTTTAGCCTTATTTTGCAATATTTGTAAATTCTGGGTATGAAATTAAATACTTACAAATATAGGGTGTGAAATTGGATGTTTAAATAACCGCTCGCTGCCTTCAAATGAGAAACCGCTGCATTAAAATGAACGAACTAATCAATTACTCTCTCTGTCCTGTTTTAAGAGTCACGGTTGATCAATTTCggccgtcccgctttaggagtttcggttgggataaactaataaaaaatgcctACAAAGTAAGTAAAAAGTATTAAAAGTGAGCCTCAACATCCACtataacatttatttattactcacTCAAACACTTTCTTTAAACATGTGTccgactcaaccgggactcctaaagcgggacggaaggagtacgaTATTATTATATGATTACACTATTAGTCATCCAActtaaatatgaaataactgCTGCATTCAAATGAACGAACTAATCAATTACAATATTATTATATGATTACACTATTAGCCATCCAACATAAATATGACGTACaacataattttataataaaagacAAGATATGAACAAagcaaattcaattaaaatcacTAGTAATTAGTGAATTCTTTTTGTAGTACATAAAGATAAGATATGAACCAagcaaatttaattaaaatgatatAAATTACTAAATAAGTAAAGTTTTGAACAAATACACAccactaataatgtggacctCACAATCCATTAATACtatttccactatttttttctctctctcttactttttcttatactctcttactttaacaatccacattaaaactcatgtcatgcacaattttatccattttttattACGGAGTGAGTACTTTAGATTATCCTAAAGTGTAAATAACTTATGGTAAATACTGAACTTATAATACTATTTGTGCATATACTCAAAGCCTCCAAGGTGAACACCCAGTGGCGGACCTACTCAGAGTCATGGGACCTATATTTGCTTCACACTCATGTTTTATTAAGAGTTTATTCAATCTATTTTTATTGGTTCTTCTTATATCTATAAATGtccttatttttcttatttacaTTTGATTTAGAGTTTGATTCttacaaaaaatttattttttattagagtaaaggccaaaaatGGTTCTAAATATATGcacattttacgattttggtcttatactttatcttttgaatttttgcatcctgaacatttgaactcggatcacaattggtcttGTACTAACCGTTCCATTAATTTTTAACGGTCAACTAGTTTAATCCCGATTAAACtgttaattactccctctgtccaattagaaatgaaacgttttcctttttggtctgtcccattaaaaatgaaacgtttctaaaaatggaaataatactctctctactttttcttttctcttactttattctctcttcattaactcacaaaacaacactacataaaatcccgtgccgaaaagcaaatgttgcatatttaatgggacggatggagtataattttttactctctaattatatccttaattattttattaaattatcatttaaaatataaaataaatattattaaaaaaagaaaatgaaatgccaTTTGACttcattagtattttttttcttgattatcTCAAAATTACCACAATGATATATCTCAAACTTTAACTAAACTTAATCAAACAAGCCAAAACTTATGTCGTTGTCACATTACACCttttcctcctcttcttcttttccTTAGTGGCAGCGGCGCCACCAGCAGTTGGAGTAGTGACTGCGACGACGCCACCGGCCCACCGCCAATATACATACAAATTCACAGCCTTCAGCACGGTCGAGATTTTCTCCGCCGTGATGGGGATTCAATCGTCGTGGAGGACCAAAGCAGCATAGGTGCAAGCGAGCTCTCCCACCGAAATATTTTCCTACGAAGACAAGATGATTATCGAATATTAAGGTTTTGCAAATGGAGATGCTGCTGTTGTTGTTTCTTTAGGGTTTAATTTGACTAGATTAGT from Salvia splendens isolate huo1 unplaced genomic scaffold, SspV2 ctg481, whole genome shotgun sequence carries:
- the LOC121790339 gene encoding ATP synthase subunit delta', mitochondrial-like yields the protein MLRHGSRSLFNRASASSMRWRRQFSTDLPAETAEDTKFVESWKKMNPNMDPPKTPSAYMKPRPPTPANIPSKLTVNLVLPYDSVLSSKEVDMVIVPATTGQMGVLPGHVATIAELKPGILSVHEGNDVTKYFLSSGFAFIHANSVADIIAIEATPVDRLDPNLVQKGLADFQQKLNTASTDVEKAEAQIGIDVHSALNAALTG